One Chloroflexaceae bacterium DNA window includes the following coding sequences:
- the hisG gene encoding ATP phosphoribosyltransferase has product MLRFALPSKGSGYESALALLESCGLRVVRANPRQYTAVLRGLPNTEVLLHRPADIVEKVAEGSIDIGITGYDLVIEQRGDDEDLLVLFDDLGFWRVELVFAVPQGWVDVHGWDDLADLAAELRAQGRRLRIATKYPAIVRRFCASQGITAYEIVISQGATEAAPGLGYADMIADIAETGAAIRDNKLKIVGGPILTSQAVLVGSRRTLRGDAEKLGLVRQLLELIEARRRGRLFYSLTANLTGESVEAVGRRVTARVELAGLQGPTIAPVWSKYASEGNAPQWYAVNVVVPQEELLPAVDHLRAIGAVSISTVQVQHVFKAQSDAYTRLLAALEEE; this is encoded by the coding sequence ATGCTACGTTTTGCCCTCCCCTCAAAAGGCTCTGGCTACGAAAGCGCCCTGGCGCTGCTGGAGAGTTGCGGCCTGCGCGTGGTGCGGGCCAATCCGCGCCAGTACACCGCCGTGCTGCGGGGTCTTCCCAACACCGAAGTGCTGCTGCATCGCCCGGCTGATATTGTCGAGAAAGTCGCCGAAGGTTCGATAGACATTGGCATCACCGGCTACGACCTGGTGATAGAGCAGCGCGGCGACGACGAGGATCTGCTGGTGCTCTTCGACGACCTGGGCTTCTGGCGGGTGGAACTGGTCTTCGCCGTGCCACAGGGCTGGGTGGACGTGCACGGCTGGGATGATCTGGCCGACCTGGCGGCGGAACTGCGCGCCCAGGGACGCCGGCTGCGGATCGCGACCAAGTACCCCGCGATAGTGCGCCGCTTCTGCGCCAGTCAGGGGATCACCGCTTATGAGATTGTCATCTCCCAGGGCGCTACAGAGGCCGCTCCGGGTCTGGGCTATGCCGACATGATCGCCGACATCGCCGAGACCGGCGCCGCTATTCGCGACAACAAGCTAAAGATCGTCGGCGGGCCGATCCTCACTTCCCAGGCGGTGCTGGTGGGCAGCCGGCGCACCCTGCGCGGCGACGCCGAGAAACTGGGCCTGGTGCGCCAGTTGCTCGAACTGATCGAGGCGCGCCGGCGCGGGCGGTTATTCTATTCGCTCACCGCCAATCTTACGGGCGAGTCGGTTGAGGCCGTGGGACGTCGGGTTACCGCGCGGGTGGAACTGGCCGGCCTGCAGGGGCCAACGATTGCTCCGGTGTGGAGCAAATACGCCAGCGAGGGCAACGCGCCGCAGTGGTACGCCGTGAACGTTGTGGTGCCCCAGGAGGAACTGCTGCCCGCCGTGGATCACCTGCGCGCCATTGGTGCGGTGAGCATCAGCACGGTGCAGGTGCAACACGTCTTCAAGGCGCAGAGCGATGCCTATACGCGCCTGCTGGCAGCCCTGGAGGAGGAGTAA
- a CDS encoding creatininase family protein: MNNTPSWGRYSELRPHELAALRARAPAAYLPWGGLICHGPHLPLGLDTIIAEAIAERAVRRTGGVVLPAITWPLAMPHPGESLGLSATTLRAILAESLAELAKHGWRVIVVISGSYSPGQELLLIGAAEQALANHRLLVLAVPPLALVDDEMLDHGALWESSVLLALRPDLIHMEALGAGPLDRLNHPVVGRDPRGAASASLGNSVLNLALERISSAVEHLLASGDPAPLQALYARRREYYRRLTARYGDDLEALTAAWWQEVTGRGPAAPRSPKTG, from the coding sequence ATGAACAACACCCCATCCTGGGGGCGTTACAGCGAGTTGCGCCCCCACGAGCTCGCCGCCCTTCGCGCCCGCGCTCCGGCAGCCTACCTCCCCTGGGGCGGGCTGATCTGCCACGGCCCCCACCTCCCTCTGGGGCTGGACACGATCATTGCCGAGGCGATTGCCGAGCGGGCCGTCAGACGCACCGGCGGAGTGGTGCTGCCCGCGATCACCTGGCCCCTGGCAATGCCCCACCCCGGCGAATCGCTGGGGCTGAGCGCCACGACGCTCAGGGCCATTCTCGCCGAGAGCCTGGCGGAACTGGCAAAGCACGGCTGGCGCGTGATCGTGGTGATCAGCGGATCTTATTCGCCAGGGCAGGAACTGCTGCTCATAGGCGCCGCCGAACAGGCGCTCGCCAACCATCGCCTGCTGGTGCTGGCCGTTCCGCCGCTGGCTCTGGTTGACGATGAGATGCTCGATCACGGGGCGCTCTGGGAAAGTTCGGTCCTGCTCGCCCTGCGTCCAGACTTGATCCACATGGAAGCCCTTGGGGCCGGCCCGCTGGACCGGCTTAACCATCCTGTAGTGGGCCGCGACCCGCGGGGAGCCGCCTCGGCCTCGCTCGGCAACAGCGTGTTGAACCTGGCTCTGGAACGTATCAGCAGCGCCGTCGAACACTTGCTGGCCAGCGGCGACCCGGCGCCGCTGCAGGCCCTCTACGCACGGCGCCGCGAATACTACCGGCGCCTGACAGCGCGCTACGGCGACGATCTGGAAGCTCTGACCGCGGCCTGGTGGCAGGAGGTGACCGGCAGGGGCCCGGCTGCGCCCCGCTCGCCAAAGACCGGCTGA
- the purM gene encoding phosphoribosylformylglycinamidine cyclo-ligase, giving the protein MSDAYAAAGVNIAAATRAKELMSAAVRSTHGPAVLAGMGAFGGCFDLGAAGAGNQPVLVASTDGVGTKTLVAAALGRYDTVGQDLVNHCVNDILVQGARPLFFLDYVAAAKLEVEQVAAIVGGVAAACRMAGCALLGGETAEMPDVYAPGAFDLAGTIVGVVEREAMLPRPDVAPGDAVLALPSSGLHTNGYSLARRIAARSGYEARPAMLAGRSVGEALLAVHRCYLAEVAALRAAVPLKALAHITGGGVFDNLPRALPAGLGATIERGAWDIPPICAYLVAEGGLSEHEAYHTFNMGLGMLAIVPSEAVETALAAVPEARRVGAITAEPGVRLV; this is encoded by the coding sequence ATGTCTGACGCCTACGCGGCTGCGGGCGTAAACATCGCCGCGGCTACACGCGCCAAGGAACTGATGAGCGCAGCGGTGCGTTCGACCCACGGACCGGCGGTGCTGGCGGGGATGGGCGCCTTCGGGGGTTGCTTCGACCTCGGCGCCGCCGGGGCGGGCAACCAGCCGGTCCTGGTGGCCTCGACTGACGGCGTCGGCACCAAGACGCTGGTGGCGGCGGCCCTCGGGCGCTACGACACGGTGGGCCAGGATCTAGTCAATCACTGCGTGAATGACATTCTGGTTCAGGGCGCCCGGCCGCTGTTCTTCCTCGACTACGTGGCGGCGGCGAAGCTGGAAGTGGAGCAGGTGGCGGCGATTGTTGGCGGGGTGGCAGCGGCCTGCCGCATGGCGGGGTGCGCTCTGCTGGGCGGCGAAACGGCCGAAATGCCCGATGTCTACGCCCCCGGGGCCTTCGACCTGGCCGGAACCATCGTCGGAGTAGTCGAACGCGAGGCCATGCTTCCGCGGCCGGATGTTGCGCCGGGCGACGCGGTGCTGGCCCTGCCCTCAAGCGGGCTGCACACTAACGGCTACTCGCTGGCGCGTCGGATCGCTGCGCGCAGCGGTTATGAGGCGCGCCCAGCGATGCTCGCGGGCCGCAGCGTGGGCGAGGCGCTGCTGGCCGTGCATCGCTGCTACCTGGCGGAAGTGGCGGCCCTGCGCGCCGCCGTGCCGCTCAAGGCCCTGGCGCACATTACCGGCGGAGGCGTGTTCGACAATCTGCCGCGGGCGCTGCCGGCAGGCTTAGGGGCGACCATCGAACGAGGCGCCTGGGACATCCCGCCGATCTGCGCCTACCTGGTTGCCGAGGGAGGACTGTCGGAACACGAAGCCTACCATACCTTCAACATGGGCCTGGGGATGCTGGCGATTGTGCCCTCCGAAGCCGTCGAGACCGCCCTGGCCGCCGTGCCCGAGGCCCGCCGCGTGGGGGCGATTACGGCGGAGCCGGGGGTGCGGCTGGTGTAG
- the hisZ gene encoding ATP phosphoribosyltransferase regulatory subunit translates to MSATIEAVRGMRDVLPAEQRQVAAARRALEATFEAYGYEPIDLPIIESRELYLRKLGEELAGKVYEFNFGGRDLALRPEWTASVLRAYVAHLRDQPLPLRLSYSGPVFRYERPQRHTHRQFTQVGIEIVGGPSPRADAEALALACAGLDAVGVTGYRVLMGHVGVARELLAQFDLTERTRDTLVWSLERIRKEGAAVVREHLHERAGEPPIDLPPGLDEEQARAWLLRTLQAMEIELSTGTRSREQVVARLLRKLRRRDERAAIERALDVLERLVTVHGPASRALPALAALLEEQGLQARVLDEVRAILALVAAHGIDPDQIDLDFGLGRGLHYYTGLIFEIADGNGTQLCGGGRYDDLVAALGGPKDVPAVGFAYGLERVVAAATAPAPAGRPLVLVAPVADDDYAYAQDVARRLRERGLAVSVDVRGRTLARNLSDATRRGARYVVIIGVEERTSRSFVWRDLERHDERRLSLDALGDL, encoded by the coding sequence GTGAGCGCAACGATTGAGGCCGTGCGGGGGATGCGCGATGTGCTGCCGGCCGAGCAACGGCAGGTGGCGGCCGCCCGGCGCGCCCTTGAGGCGACCTTCGAAGCCTACGGCTACGAACCGATCGATCTGCCGATCATCGAATCGCGGGAACTCTACCTGCGCAAGCTGGGAGAAGAACTGGCGGGCAAGGTCTACGAGTTCAACTTCGGCGGTCGGGATCTGGCACTGCGCCCGGAGTGGACCGCTTCGGTGCTGCGGGCGTATGTGGCCCATCTCCGGGACCAGCCGCTGCCGCTGCGGCTCAGTTACAGCGGTCCGGTGTTTCGCTATGAGCGGCCCCAGCGCCATACCCATCGCCAGTTTACCCAGGTAGGGATCGAGATCGTTGGCGGGCCTTCCCCTCGCGCCGACGCCGAGGCCCTGGCCCTGGCCTGCGCCGGGCTCGACGCGGTAGGCGTGACGGGCTACCGGGTGCTCATGGGGCACGTGGGCGTGGCGCGCGAGCTGCTGGCGCAGTTCGATCTCACCGAGCGCACCCGGGACACGCTGGTATGGAGCCTGGAGCGCATCCGCAAAGAAGGGGCGGCGGTGGTGCGGGAGCACCTCCACGAACGGGCGGGCGAACCGCCAATTGACCTGCCGCCCGGTCTCGATGAAGAGCAGGCCCGCGCCTGGCTGCTGCGCACGCTGCAGGCGATGGAGATCGAGCTGAGCACCGGCACGCGGTCGCGAGAGCAGGTGGTGGCCCGGTTGCTGCGGAAGCTGCGCCGCCGCGATGAGCGCGCCGCCATCGAGCGCGCTCTGGATGTGCTGGAGCGCCTGGTGACCGTTCACGGGCCAGCCTCAAGGGCGCTGCCCGCCCTGGCAGCCCTCCTGGAGGAGCAAGGATTGCAGGCCCGCGTCCTCGATGAGGTGCGGGCGATCCTGGCGCTGGTCGCGGCACACGGGATTGATCCAGATCAGATCGATCTCGATTTTGGACTGGGACGGGGTCTGCACTACTACACCGGCCTGATCTTCGAGATTGCCGATGGCAACGGCACGCAACTCTGCGGCGGCGGGCGCTATGACGATCTGGTCGCGGCCCTGGGCGGCCCGAAGGATGTGCCGGCGGTGGGGTTCGCCTATGGGTTAGAGCGGGTGGTCGCGGCGGCAACCGCCCCGGCGCCGGCCGGCCGCCCGCTGGTCCTGGTAGCGCCAGTCGCCGATGACGATTATGCCTACGCCCAGGACGTCGCGCGGCGCCTGCGGGAACGTGGCCTGGCAGTCAGTGTGGACGTGCGCGGGCGCACCCTGGCGCGAAACCTCAGCGATGCAACGCGGCGCGGCGCGCGGTATGTCGTCATCATCGGCGTGGAGGAACGGACCAGCCGCAGCTTCGTCTGGCGCGACCTGGAGCGCCACGACGAGCGGCGCCTCAGTCTGGACGCGCTCGGGGATCTCTAG
- a CDS encoding DMT family transporter, protein MNRPLLPYIVLFAGVLIVSTASILIRYAQAAGAPSLSIAAWRLALAALLLTPLAWLRAGPELRALRRRDLLLGVASGTFLAMHFASWISSLAYTSVASSVALVSTNPLWVGLASLLFFRERLGWRALLGIAATFTGTVFIGLSDQMSSSAPAPALGNALALAGAITVSGYLLIGRDLRRRLSVLAYIYVVYSTAAVVLVFWALAARQPLAGFPPYVYLLLLGLAIGPQLLGHTAFNYALSSLSATFIAVAILGEPVGSALLAFVVFGERFAPLQLAGFVLLLAGIFIASQEEARRPAPVAS, encoded by the coding sequence ATGAATCGTCCCCTCTTACCGTACATCGTGCTCTTTGCCGGCGTTTTGATCGTTTCAACGGCCTCGATCCTGATCCGCTACGCTCAGGCCGCGGGGGCGCCTTCGCTGAGCATCGCCGCCTGGCGCCTGGCGCTGGCGGCCCTGCTGCTCACGCCGCTGGCCTGGTTGCGCGCCGGCCCGGAGTTGCGCGCGCTGCGCCGCCGCGATCTGCTGCTGGGCGTGGCCTCGGGGACGTTTCTGGCCATGCATTTCGCGAGCTGGATCAGTTCGCTGGCCTACACCTCGGTGGCCTCCAGCGTGGCCCTGGTGTCCACCAATCCGTTGTGGGTCGGGCTGGCTTCCCTGCTGTTCTTCCGCGAACGGCTGGGCTGGCGCGCCCTGCTGGGCATCGCCGCCACATTTACCGGCACGGTGTTCATCGGTCTGTCGGACCAGATGAGCAGCAGTGCGCCCGCGCCGGCCCTGGGCAACGCCCTGGCGCTGGCGGGCGCGATCACTGTCAGCGGCTATCTGCTGATCGGGCGCGACCTGCGGCGTCGCCTCAGCGTGCTGGCCTACATCTACGTGGTCTACTCTACTGCTGCGGTCGTGCTGGTGTTCTGGGCGCTGGCTGCCCGGCAGCCCCTGGCTGGCTTTCCGCCCTACGTCTATCTGCTGCTGCTGGGTCTGGCGATCGGCCCGCAGTTGCTCGGCCACACCGCCTTTAACTACGCTCTTTCCTCTCTGTCGGCCACGTTCATCGCCGTTGCCATCCTCGGCGAACCGGTCGGCTCGGCGCTGCTGGCCTTCGTGGTCTTTGGCGAACGCTTCGCGCCCCTGCAACTGGCCGGCTTCGTGCTCTTGCTGGCCGGCATCTTCATCGCCTCGCAGGAGGAGGCCCGCCGGCCTGCGCCGGTCGCCTCGTGA